gtcttcttattctttctttaatcaaataagaaatttttaaaaaaaattattttttattggttttgtaCTTTCCCTGTATGCAAACATTTAGTATTATAAAATTACTTCATCTCCTTGGCCAATGCTCTTGCCTTTTTCCCTTGGTTAgatcttttcttcaatttttttgttattataaaataatttttatgaacacataaaaatgaGTCACACGATCCGAACATTCTTGAGAGGAAACCGAGTTTGGTTGCAATTGATGCGCCGTGTAAAATTTCctccaaaaaaggaaaatacacaaaacacaagaaataaaaataaaaaatgaataaataactgtaattataattgttaaaagtaaaaataaaaaaacaaacaaaaacataaacaaacaaTAATAGTAACAAAGTTGGCAAAGATTGGTTCGCATAACGAACGCTTCAACGGCAAAATTTCTCGGGCTAGAAAggttcttctctctctctctctttgatcTCATTCCGCAACAACAACTCACATTCCCTCATGCATAATTTCCATCTCCTCCAAAAGGGTTAGGGTTtctcattttccttctttctcatcccaaattccTCTCTCCCCATTTTCTTGCACTTTCAGAATTCATTTTGGGcctatttcttttttgtgtgtgtgcattttcatttctttcctcTTTGCATTCATGGAAGTTTCTAGATTTTCATTTTACCTTAAACATATGCATGATTGAAGTAGGAACTGTATTAATTGGAGGAAGAGAAGAAATCGgaagggtgtgtgtgtgttgtgtgCTAGGGTGAGTTTTCTATCAATCAAGGTCCTCAGGTGAATGATCTGAGGGTTTTGTTTTTGAGGTGAGTAAAGGATAATTGAAGATGAGCGCTTCTAGGTTCATCAAGTGTGTCACTGTCGGGGATGGAGCCGTGGGCAAAACTTGTTTGCTAATCTCCTACACCAGCAACACCTTCCCCACTGTTAGTTCTTTTAttcctctttttttgtttctttgtgtattagtgacaatttttttatttcccttttttggAATGCATTTTAGAGCTTTGGATTTAAAAAATGAGTTGCTATAACTACTGTTCAAtctaaaaaatgcaaaattaattttgggtcAATGTGATAAATGTTGACAAATGGATAAAAAGGGTTGAAGGAGAAGTTGAGTTTTCCTTGGTTGCTCTTCAAGAGAAACTTAAATTTTGAAGTAGAATTAATTGCTTGCAAGGTTCTGATTAGTTTATATGGAATCTTTGCTTAGCAAATTTACATGATAAACTCAATTGTTTAAGGTTAGGAAGATGTAGTCTTTCTAAagctttttctaatttattagatgccaatttttttaacaaagaagaaagaaaaagaaaaccattggggggtttatgatttattttgaataaaaatatgtttttacgtCATTGGGGAATGACAAAAGGTGCCTAACATGCATAACGGAAGTAACAAAATACTTTCTTTAAAGTTTTCATGAATAATGATGAAGAAATCAACGTATGTTGTgccttattttgatttaataataataataataataagaatacgAGAATCACATGCACTGATGTATTCTGAATTGATTTAAATGTGATAAAGGAAATAATGAGAATTTGGTTCTAAATCTATCATGAGTTgtcattatttttgggattaatTGTGTTTCAATGCTATATATGATATCCTCTTATAAATATGCTTattgagaaagaaagataattttttttttcatctcttcaCTTTGTTTGGAAATAGGATTATGTGCCAACTGTTTTCGACAATTTCAGCGCAAATGTGGTTGTGAATGGAGCCACTGTTAATCTAGGATTATGGGACACTGCCGGtactactattattttttctttgtcaatTTTGGGATGTTGAGttctttttagatttttattattttattacgtGGAATAGGTCAAGAGGATTATAATAGATTACGACCTTTGAGTTATCGTGGTGCCGATGTTTTCATATTAGCTTTCTCTCTGATTAGCAAGGCCAGTTATGAAAATGTTTCCAAGAAGGTACTTTTCCCACTATTTCAAGGTTTATGTTCCTAGTATTCCTCAAATTTAAAATGCACTTTTACAGGTTACATTCGATGTAAATGTAATGTTTCCATAACAATTGTAAAGAACCAtatcttatttatattaatttaaaagtgtTAATAAACGGTGTATGTGTTATTTTCACTTTCAGTGGATTCCAGAGTTGAAACATTATGCACCTGATGTTCCCATTATTTTGGTTGGCACAAAGCTTGGTAAATTAATTTCTACCTAATTTTTTAATGCTTGATATTATGATATTGTGCATTAATTGGTTACTTGCTTTCTTCTAGCATGTTAATTTATAATACTACTAACCAATTTTGTGTTTTGGaatcatataattatatagATTTAATGATCCATAATGTTGTAGTTAGATATTTCTTTGGAACTTTACTTTATAAATGTGattgatttataatatttttttattgtgttcaTTTTATAAGTGATGAACTAGGATTTGTTTTTATCTAGAAAGAAATGAAGGATTGATATTTGGTATATTTTGTGCATCCCtccttttatttaaagttttcaCCTCTATTTGTTTTCTCAATTACAATTATTGTGGTCATAcatgtattatttttagtttgatgTTACTCTTTTTGTTGTCTCTTTGTACTAGGATGTTTTGCAAGATAGGAGTTTTACATATACTTACATTGACATTTTACCATCAACTAATTGCTACGAGGGTTAACGAATTGATAGTGTTGAACACTTATTCATCATTAGTGAAGTTTAagacacatttaaataaatatgtgcacatgaacttcttttttttgttttctcttttttccttttaattaga
The Glycine max cultivar Williams 82 chromosome 16, Glycine_max_v4.0, whole genome shotgun sequence genome window above contains:
- the LOC100787827 gene encoding rac-like GTP-binding protein RHO1, with amino-acid sequence MSASRFIKCVTVGDGAVGKTCLLISYTSNTFPTDYVPTVFDNFSANVVVNGATVNLGLWDTAGQEDYNRLRPLSYRGADVFILAFSLISKASYENVSKKWIPELKHYAPDVPIILVGTKLDLRDDKQFFIDHPGAVPITTVQGEELMKLINAPAYIECSSKSQQNVKAVFDAAIRVVLQPPKQKKKKSKAQKACSIL